One region of Populus trichocarpa isolate Nisqually-1 chromosome 4, P.trichocarpa_v4.1, whole genome shotgun sequence genomic DNA includes:
- the LOC7470018 gene encoding protein SHORT INTERNODES, with product MMMMMRQGSNLGGSRCQECGNQAKKDCVYMRCRTCCNSKGFQCQTHVKSTWVPACRRRQRAQNLLPCQQQQLQGHNPKRPRENPSTGLEIENFPAEVNSTVTFRCFRVSSIDESVDQFAYQTSVNIGGRVFKGILYDQGPHESRYYFGESSSRQLQEPNLPSADALTPGALASTSGAAESLAHPSYPFPLTASMSGTQLFLHPKS from the exons TCAAGAATGTGGAAACCAAGCTAAGAAAGACTGTGTTTACATGAGATGCAGAACATGCTGTAACAGTAAAGGATTTCAGTGTCAAACACATGTTAAGAGCACTTGGGTTCCCGCTTGTAGACGGCGACAGAGGGCTCAAAATCTTTTGCCTTGTCAACAACAGCAGCTTCAAGGACACAACCCTAAAAGGCCCAGAGAAAATCCCTCAACAG GTTTAGAAATCGAGAATTTTCCTGCTGAAGTGAACTCAACAGTCACATTTCGTTGCTTTAGAGTGAGCTCCATTGATGAATCAGTTGATCAATTTGCATATCAAACGAGTGTTAATATAGGAGGCCGTGTTTTCAAGGGAATTCTCTACGATCAAGGTCCTCATGAAAGTCGTTATTACTTTGGTGAAAGCTCTTCCAGACAACTTCAAGAGCCTAATCTCCCAAGTGCAGATGCCCTAACTCCTGGCGCTTTAGCTTCAACTTCGGGTGCTGCAGAATCTCTTGCACACCCTTCATATCCATTTCCCCTTACTGCTTCCATGTCCGGTACGCAACTTTTCCTGCACCCAAAATCTTAG